Part of the Klebsiella africana genome is shown below.
TGTTTACCCTCAAAATATTTAGGGTCTATACCATATTCAGTCAGTTCGCTTTCTACTTCTGATTCATCTATGTAAGCTATTTCATTTACTGTTGATGGTCGTGTAATGACATAATTCATATCGAGCACCAGGAAATCACGTGCTCGGTAAAGTGCCATCAACTTGCGAATATAAGGGAGATAACCTTCACTTTTTCCATTGTGTGCTTTTAAATACTGTTCATTTAAAGCAGAAGGGTTAAGAATGGCAATTTTTACGCTCTTATGAAACAGTCCGTCTCCTTCATTCATTCTCTTCCCAATATACACTGAAATACATACCAGGATAGCGACGACAATGATGATTTTAACAGCCTTTTCGACTAAAGAATAAGACAGTGAGAATGTCAGGCTTTTCTGTTCGCTTGACACTTTTTCAAAATCAGCGTCATGTTGGTCTTCATCTTTTACTGGTTGAGTCATGTTTATTTCGCCGATAAATTGGTTGGGATGGATGCAC
Proteins encoded:
- a CDS encoding membrane protein → MTQPVKDEDQHDADFEKVSSEQKSLTFSLSYSLVEKAVKIIIVVAILVCISVYIGKRMNEGDGLFHKSVKIAILNPSALNEQYLKAHNGKSEGYLPYIRKLMALYRARDFLVLDMNYVITRPSTVNEIAYIDESEVESELTEYGIDPKYFEGKQ